The Stenotrophomonas maltophilia genome includes a region encoding these proteins:
- a CDS encoding BCCT family transporter → MVFRVSIALVLLLVLLAGIAPGPFNTVVQSMLAEVIRSVGWLYLLVVFLALVFLMYLAFGRFGNLRIGGEDAEPEFSRASWMSMLFAAGMGIGLVFWGAAEPISHFSKPPEGLAPQSLDAARASMRYAFFHWGLHPWAIYALIGLAMAWFQFNRNGRGLVSDMLQPIIGRHHRGWIGRVVNIAAVVATAIGVATTLGFGTIQIAAGIERVFSVQATVAVQMTIIAVAFVLYMASTASGVERGVKWLSNFNLALAALLAAILLVLGPTGFIFDTFTTTLGSYLNQLVTMSLRMSPFSGSTWVADWTIFYWAWWISWAPFVGSFIARISRGRSVREFVIGVVLAPTLLGFFWFAVFGGTALWAQIFGHADLVQALGNGYETVLFTLFDSMPLPLLLSCIALVLLMIFFVTSADSAVLVLASMSTDEAGDPPLKRKLAWGIAVALIAAALLLAGGLDALQGMITIAALPFALLMVLVMVSLYRVLDQEYTRERRQAQRQRHMIDAWIAREMAAQEETQAEAARAHDQD, encoded by the coding sequence ATGGTGTTTCGCGTTTCCATCGCACTGGTTCTGCTGCTGGTGCTGCTCGCCGGTATCGCCCCCGGCCCCTTCAACACCGTGGTCCAGTCGATGCTGGCAGAAGTCATCCGCAGTGTCGGCTGGCTGTACCTGCTGGTGGTGTTCCTGGCGCTGGTGTTCCTGATGTACCTGGCGTTCGGCCGCTTCGGCAACCTGCGCATCGGCGGCGAGGACGCCGAACCCGAGTTCTCGCGTGCCAGCTGGATGTCGATGCTGTTCGCCGCCGGCATGGGCATCGGCCTGGTGTTCTGGGGTGCGGCCGAGCCCATCTCGCATTTCAGCAAGCCGCCGGAAGGCCTGGCGCCGCAAAGCCTGGATGCGGCGCGCGCATCGATGCGCTATGCGTTCTTCCACTGGGGCCTGCACCCGTGGGCGATCTACGCACTGATCGGCCTGGCGATGGCCTGGTTCCAGTTCAACCGCAATGGACGCGGCCTGGTCAGCGATATGCTGCAGCCGATCATCGGCCGCCACCATCGCGGCTGGATCGGTCGGGTGGTCAACATCGCCGCCGTAGTTGCCACCGCGATCGGTGTCGCCACCACGCTCGGCTTCGGCACCATCCAGATTGCTGCCGGTATCGAACGCGTCTTCAGCGTGCAGGCTACCGTCGCCGTGCAGATGACCATCATTGCCGTCGCCTTCGTGCTGTACATGGCCTCCACCGCCAGTGGCGTGGAGCGAGGTGTGAAGTGGCTGTCCAACTTCAATCTGGCGTTGGCTGCCCTGCTGGCAGCCATCCTGCTGGTGCTGGGGCCGACCGGCTTCATCTTCGATACGTTCACCACCACGCTGGGCTCCTACCTCAACCAGCTGGTGACGATGAGCCTGCGCATGTCACCGTTCTCCGGCAGCACCTGGGTGGCGGACTGGACGATCTTCTACTGGGCCTGGTGGATCTCGTGGGCACCGTTCGTGGGATCGTTCATCGCGCGCATCTCGCGCGGCCGCAGCGTGCGCGAGTTCGTGATCGGCGTCGTGCTCGCACCGACGCTGCTGGGCTTCTTCTGGTTCGCGGTGTTCGGCGGCACTGCGTTGTGGGCACAGATCTTCGGACACGCCGATCTGGTGCAGGCGCTTGGCAATGGCTACGAGACGGTGTTGTTCACACTGTTCGACAGCATGCCGCTACCGTTGTTGCTGTCGTGCATCGCGCTGGTGCTGCTGATGATCTTCTTCGTGACCTCGGCCGATTCGGCGGTCCTGGTGCTGGCCAGCATGTCCACCGACGAGGCTGGCGACCCACCGTTGAAGCGCAAGCTGGCCTGGGGCATTGCGGTGGCACTGATCGCAGCGGCGTTGCTGCTGGCCGGAGGCCTGGACGCGCTGCAGGGCATGATCACGATCGCGGCATTGCCATTCGCGCTGCTGATGGTGCTGGTGATGGTGTCGCTGTACCGGGTGCTGGACCAGGAGTACACGCGGGAGCGGCGGCAGGCGCAGCGCCAGCGGCACATGATCGATGCGTGGATTGCACGCGAGATGGCGGCACAGGAGGAGACGCAGGCCGAGGCAGCGCGCGCGCACGATCAGGATTGA
- a CDS encoding winged helix-turn-helix domain-containing protein, which translates to MNSSELTPIDADRVQVGDCVITLSSREVEVEGARRPRRLTPKALGVLRVLMRQPGRVVTREELFAEVWPDTLPTNDVLTQAVTQLRKAFANDDDNGQAYIETIAKSGYRLLVPVQALDDVEPVAEVDAVAVADVMPSPDGAGTIPALAVPAAPSRRRGWRQLRRQLLWVLGVMMLAALLVMATLLLRRGPEPSSPVDAAVENGVRVIGSPQRPYRLITATSGFETYPTLSPDGSQVAYEGASEDGAGGGVIKVQTSGNAPARQLALPPKGASDRFPSWSPDGREIAFARFGADGGCQVLIASATGGGVRQATRCDGTELLSFDWTPDGRGLVFGSMVGRYAHRGIRVLDLASGQWRALDYAVDQDDFDYAPRYSPDGKWLVFVRNPQMGDLWRMPAEGGELEQLTNESAEQRGWAWLGDGRSIVFGRRVDSEVRLYYLDVERRTLRDAGLDDAQWPAVSRHGDVLAFVHRRAQFGVFKVPMAGGSAERLFASSGRDGQPMAAPDGRQLVFTSDRSGSFALWWADMQRPDSLRPIEGLRPEGRQAPDWSADSRQLLVVGRDEHGRTVVYEIAPRDEHLQPLPVPVDQPLQALYGATPEQLLVVERDAEQRTRLSLFDRSVTPWRRLASIDGVSQARFDRGDGRVLFTRLASGGLWSVDAALSPASVQQVSEDRPSRWRYRTWTVAGTGGIGYLGNSTECGTTLIHIQAGTEAPERCLDRQRLSAGNGISASADGRDLYVALAVSDGADIGVMQLPQSTPALFPAFLKSLILKKNISS; encoded by the coding sequence ATGAACAGCAGCGAACTCACGCCCATTGACGCCGACCGCGTGCAGGTCGGCGACTGTGTCATTACCTTGTCCTCGCGTGAGGTCGAGGTTGAAGGCGCGCGCCGTCCGCGGCGGCTGACGCCGAAAGCGCTGGGCGTACTTCGCGTGTTGATGCGGCAGCCTGGGCGCGTGGTCACCCGTGAAGAGCTGTTTGCCGAGGTCTGGCCCGATACGTTGCCGACCAATGACGTGCTGACCCAGGCCGTCACCCAGCTGCGCAAGGCGTTCGCCAACGACGATGACAATGGCCAGGCCTACATCGAGACCATCGCCAAGAGCGGCTATCGGCTGCTGGTACCGGTGCAGGCGCTGGACGACGTCGAGCCGGTGGCGGAAGTGGACGCGGTGGCCGTTGCGGATGTGATGCCGTCGCCGGACGGTGCCGGCACGATTCCGGCGCTGGCCGTGCCGGCAGCGCCTTCACGCCGGCGTGGCTGGCGCCAGCTGCGCCGCCAGTTGTTGTGGGTGCTGGGTGTGATGATGCTGGCCGCGCTGCTGGTCATGGCCACATTGTTGCTGCGGCGCGGGCCGGAGCCGAGTTCACCGGTGGATGCAGCGGTCGAGAACGGCGTGCGGGTGATCGGCAGCCCGCAGCGTCCCTATCGCCTGATCACCGCTACCAGTGGTTTTGAAACCTATCCCACACTTTCGCCGGACGGCTCCCAGGTTGCCTACGAAGGCGCCAGCGAGGATGGCGCCGGAGGTGGTGTGATCAAGGTGCAGACCTCGGGCAATGCGCCGGCCCGGCAGCTGGCGCTGCCGCCGAAGGGGGCCAGTGACCGTTTCCCGAGCTGGTCACCGGACGGGCGCGAGATCGCTTTTGCCCGCTTTGGAGCCGACGGCGGTTGCCAGGTGCTGATCGCCAGCGCCACTGGCGGCGGCGTGCGCCAGGCGACCCGTTGCGATGGAACCGAGCTGCTCAGCTTCGACTGGACACCGGATGGCCGCGGCCTGGTCTTTGGCAGCATGGTGGGCCGCTATGCCCATCGCGGCATCCGTGTGCTCGACCTGGCCAGCGGCCAGTGGCGGGCGTTGGACTACGCGGTCGATCAGGATGATTTTGACTACGCGCCCCGCTACTCGCCCGACGGCAAGTGGCTGGTGTTCGTGCGCAATCCACAGATGGGCGACCTGTGGCGGATGCCGGCCGAAGGCGGTGAGCTGGAGCAGTTGACCAACGAATCCGCCGAACAGCGTGGCTGGGCCTGGCTGGGCGATGGGCGCAGCATCGTGTTCGGCCGGCGCGTGGACAGCGAGGTGCGGTTGTACTACCTGGACGTGGAGCGCCGCACCTTGCGTGATGCCGGCCTCGACGACGCACAATGGCCTGCGGTGTCGCGCCACGGCGACGTGCTGGCCTTCGTTCACCGCCGTGCCCAGTTCGGCGTGTTCAAGGTGCCGATGGCCGGCGGCAGCGCCGAGCGCCTGTTCGCGTCCAGTGGGCGCGACGGGCAGCCGATGGCGGCGCCCGACGGTCGCCAGCTGGTCTTCACCTCCGATCGTTCCGGCAGTTTCGCGCTGTGGTGGGCGGACATGCAGCGGCCCGACTCACTGCGGCCGATCGAGGGCCTGCGTCCGGAGGGGCGGCAGGCGCCGGACTGGTCGGCCGACAGCCGCCAGCTGCTGGTGGTCGGGCGTGACGAGCATGGGCGTACCGTTGTCTACGAGATCGCCCCGCGCGACGAGCACCTGCAACCGCTGCCGGTTCCGGTGGATCAGCCGCTGCAGGCCCTGTACGGGGCAACCCCGGAGCAGCTGCTGGTAGTCGAGCGCGATGCGGAGCAACGCACCCGGTTGAGCCTGTTTGATCGCAGCGTGACCCCCTGGCGCCGCCTGGCCAGTATCGACGGCGTCTCCCAGGCGCGTTTCGATCGCGGCGATGGCCGCGTGCTGTTCACACGCCTGGCGTCCGGCGGCTTGTGGTCGGTGGATGCGGCACTGTCCCCGGCCAGCGTGCAGCAGGTCAGTGAAGACCGGCCCAGCCGATGGCGCTATCGCACCTGGACGGTGGCGGGCACCGGTGGCATCGGGTATCTCGGCAACTCGACCGAATGCGGTACGACCTTGATCCATATCCAGGCCGGGACCGAAGCTCCCGAGCGCTGCCTGGACCGGCAGCGGCTCAGCGCGGGCAACGGCATCAGTGCCAGCGCCGATGGCCGGGACCTGTACGTCGCCCTGGCGGTCAGCGATGGTGCCGACATCGGCGTCATGCAGCTGCCCCAGTCGACGCCGGCACTGTTCCCGGCCTTTCTCAAGTCATTGATCCTGAAGAAAAATATCTCTTCGTGA
- a CDS encoding IS3 family transposase (programmed frameshift), producing MNRYDARFKLQVAKEACKTSTSVKAIARRHGLEFSTVRRWVATYRLHGWRGFHRQARFYDLPFKLAVLEKMSQDGMSGREATTYFQIGDAGAVGRWQRLYAQGGAQALAPPPPLPRKPMKKTRSSKPPEEMSRDELLKEVAYLRAETDYPKKTRCLDPGRAGGARRKAQAIQGLRQVHTLSLLLEAAELSRSTFYYQNHVLAHPDQDEAALCERIRAIYDQSQGRYGYRTVTLELANQGHRTNHKRVQRLMGEMGLKSRVRVKRYRSFKGAANVVVGNDLNRQFHAERPNQKWVTDVTEFKVQGMKLYLSPIMDLYNGEIVAYQIKRQPVFDLVGQMLEEAIKKLSPDERPMIHSDQGWQYQHENYRHMLEKHSLKQSMSRRGNCLDNAAMESFFGTLKSEFFYLNSFDSIESLEAGLVEYIQYYNQERIKLKLKGLSPVEYRERAQSAA from the exons ATGAACAGATACGACGCACGTTTCAAACTGCAGGTCGCCAAAGAGGCCTGCAAGACCTCCACATCGGTCAAAGCCATTGCCCGTCGCCACGGCCTTGAGTTCTCCACGGTCAGGCGCTGGGTGGCGACCTATCGGCTGCATGGTTGGCGCGGATTTCATCGCCAGGCCCGGTTCTATGACCTCCCGTTCAAGCTGGCTGTCCTGGAAAAGATGAGCCAGGACGGCATGTCCGGGCGGGAGGCCACCACCTACTTCCAGATTGGTGATGCCGGCGCGGTGGGGCGATGGCAGCGCCTGTATGCTCAAGGCGGTGCCCAAGCGTTGGCACCGCCTCCGCCGCTGCCCCGAAAGCCGATGAAAAAGACCCGGTCGTCCAAGCCACCTGAGGAAATGAGTCGCGATGAGCTGCTCAAGGAAGTCGCCTATCTGCGTGCGGAGACCGACTACC CTAAAAAAACTCGATGCCTTGATCCGGGAAGAGCAGGCGGCGCAAGACGCAAAGCGCAAGCCATCCAAGGATTGAGGCAGGTTCATACGCTGTCGCTTCTGCTCGAAGCGGCAGAGCTGTCACGCAGTACGTTCTATTACCAGAACCATGTCCTGGCCCATCCGGATCAGGACGAGGCAGCCCTGTGCGAGCGCATCCGTGCAATCTACGATCAAAGCCAAGGGCGCTATGGCTATCGCACGGTGACGCTGGAATTGGCCAATCAGGGTCATCGGACCAATCACAAGCGGGTACAGCGCCTGATGGGGGAGATGGGCCTGAAATCACGGGTACGGGTGAAGCGCTACCGGTCCTTCAAGGGGGCCGCCAATGTTGTGGTTGGCAATGACCTCAATCGTCAATTCCACGCCGAGCGCCCCAACCAGAAGTGGGTGACCGACGTGACCGAGTTCAAGGTACAAGGCATGAAGCTGTACCTGTCGCCGATCATGGACCTCTACAACGGCGAAATCGTGGCTTATCAGATCAAGCGCCAGCCCGTGTTCGATCTGGTAGGTCAGATGCTGGAGGAGGCCATCAAGAAGCTTTCGCCGGATGAGCGCCCCATGATCCACTCCGACCAGGGCTGGCAGTACCAGCATGAAAACTACCGGCACATGCTGGAAAAACATTCGTTGAAACAAAGCATGTCCCGGCGTGGCAACTGCCTGGACAATGCGGCGATGGAGAGCTTCTTCGGGACGCTGAAGTCGGAGTTCTTCTACCTGAACAGCTTTGACAGCATCGAGAGTCTGGAGGCTGGGCTGGTGGAATACATCCAGTACTACAACCAGGAGCGCATCAAACTGAAACTGAAAGGTCTGAGCCCGGTAGAGTACCGGGAGCGGGCCCAATCGGCCGCCTGA
- the thiC gene encoding phosphomethylpyrimidine synthase ThiC, translating to MNAQLSALQQQAQQLSASVTRPIPGSRKIHVPGSRPDLQVPMREIALTRTPTLFGGEENAPVTVYDTSGPYTDPEVRIDLSAGLPALRRGWVEERGDTEQLEGLSSSFGRDREHDPKLDAVRFPARSLPRRARAGANVTQMHYARRGIITPEMEFVAIRENQRLDAIRDAGLLQQHPGEAFGASIQKVITPEFVRDEIARGRAVLPNNINHPESEPMIIGRNFLTKINANIGNSAVSSGIAEEVEKLVWAIRWGGDTVMDLSTGKHIHETREWIIRNSPVAIGTVPIYQALEKVDGRAEALTWEIFRDTLIEQAEQGVDYFTIHAGVLLRYVPLTAKRVTGIVSRGGSIMAKWCLAHHKENFLYTHFEDICEIMKAYDVTFSLGDGLRPGCIADANDAAQFGELETLGELTKIAWKHDVQTMIEGPGHVPMQLIKENMDKQLRECGEAPFYTLGPLTTDIAPGYDHITSAIGAAMIGWFGTAMLCYVTPKEHLGLPNRQDVRDGIMAYRIAAHAADLAKGHPGAQVRDNALSKARFEFRWEDQFHLGLDPEKAKEFHDETLPKDAHKLAHFCSMCGPHFCSMKITQDVRDYAEAGMKEKSQEFRAGGAEVYRQG from the coding sequence ATGAACGCACAGCTCTCCGCCCTGCAGCAACAGGCCCAGCAACTCTCCGCATCCGTGACCCGGCCCATTCCCGGCTCGCGCAAGATCCACGTGCCCGGTTCACGCCCGGATCTGCAGGTGCCGATGCGCGAGATCGCGCTGACCCGTACGCCGACGCTGTTCGGCGGCGAAGAGAATGCGCCGGTGACCGTTTACGACACGTCGGGCCCGTACACCGACCCGGAGGTGCGCATCGATCTGTCCGCCGGTTTGCCGGCACTGCGTCGCGGCTGGGTGGAAGAGCGCGGTGATACCGAGCAGCTCGAAGGACTGAGTTCTTCGTTCGGTCGCGATCGCGAGCATGACCCGAAGCTTGACGCGGTGCGTTTCCCCGCGCGCAGCCTGCCACGCCGTGCACGTGCCGGTGCCAACGTCACCCAGATGCATTACGCGCGCCGCGGCATCATCACGCCGGAAATGGAATTCGTCGCCATCCGCGAGAACCAGCGCCTGGACGCGATCCGCGATGCCGGCCTGCTGCAGCAGCACCCGGGCGAGGCCTTCGGTGCGTCGATCCAGAAAGTCATCACCCCGGAGTTCGTGCGCGACGAAATCGCCCGTGGCCGTGCGGTGCTGCCCAACAACATCAACCACCCGGAAAGCGAGCCGATGATCATCGGCCGCAATTTCCTGACCAAGATCAACGCCAACATCGGCAACAGCGCGGTGTCTTCCGGCATCGCCGAGGAAGTGGAGAAGCTGGTGTGGGCGATCCGCTGGGGCGGTGACACGGTGATGGACCTGTCCACCGGCAAGCATATCCACGAGACGCGCGAATGGATCATCCGCAACTCGCCGGTTGCGATCGGTACCGTGCCGATCTACCAGGCCCTGGAGAAGGTTGACGGCCGCGCCGAGGCACTGACCTGGGAGATCTTCCGCGACACCCTGATCGAGCAGGCCGAGCAGGGCGTGGACTACTTCACCATCCACGCCGGCGTGCTGCTGCGCTACGTGCCGCTTACCGCCAAGCGTGTTACCGGCATCGTCAGCCGCGGCGGCTCGATCATGGCCAAGTGGTGCCTGGCGCACCACAAGGAGAACTTCCTCTACACGCATTTCGAAGACATCTGCGAAATCATGAAGGCCTACGACGTGACCTTCTCGCTGGGCGACGGCCTGCGCCCGGGTTGCATCGCTGATGCCAACGACGCGGCGCAGTTCGGCGAACTGGAAACGCTGGGTGAACTGACGAAGATCGCCTGGAAACACGATGTGCAGACCATGATCGAAGGCCCCGGCCACGTGCCGATGCAGCTGATCAAGGAAAACATGGACAAGCAGCTGCGCGAATGCGGCGAAGCGCCGTTCTACACGCTGGGCCCGCTGACGACCGACATCGCGCCGGGCTACGACCACATCACCAGTGCGATCGGCGCGGCGATGATCGGCTGGTTTGGCACGGCCATGCTCTGCTACGTGACGCCGAAGGAGCACCTGGGCCTGCCCAACCGGCAGGACGTGCGCGACGGCATCATGGCTTACCGCATCGCCGCGCACGCGGCCGACCTGGCCAAGGGGCATCCGGGCGCACAGGTACGCGACAACGCGCTGAGCAAGGCGCGCTTCGAGTTCCGCTGGGAGGACCAGTTCCACCTGGGCCTGGATCCGGAAAAGGCCAAGGAATTCCACGACGAGACGCTGCCGAAGGACGCGCACAAGCTGGCCCACTTCTGCTCAATGTGCGGACCGCACTTCTGTTCGATGAAGATCACCCAGGACGTGCGCGACTACGCCGAGGCCGGCATGAAGGAGAAGTCGCAGGAGTTCCGTGCTGGCGGGGCCGAGGTCTACCGCCAGGGGTGA
- the ggt gene encoding gamma-glutamyltransferase, translating into MSRRLARSLLAAAVLAAVPALSFAADRITGHTFATRSEVIAPHAMAATSQPLATQIALDVMKGGGSAVDAAIAANAALGLMEPTGNGIGGDLFAIVWDPKTQKLYGYNGSGRSPKSLTLAEFQRRGLKDIPATGPLPVSVPGAVDGWFALHDRFGRKPMADNLAPAIRYAREGHPVAEVIAYYWDRSVPKLSQYPGFKEQFTINGHAPRKGEMWKNPNLASTLQKIADGGRDAFYKGDIARTIGDYFKANGGYLSYQDMADHHGEWVEPVSSNYRGYDVWELPPNSQGIAALQILNVLEGYDFSKIPFGSPEHVHLFVEAKKLAFADRARFYADMAFQPAPVQKLISKEYAAQRRALISMDKALKEVQPGTPKQLEEGDTIYMTVADADGMMVSLIQSNYRGMGSGMAPPGLGFILQDRGEMFVLQKNHPNGYAPGKRPFQTIIPGFITKGGKPYASFGVMGGAMQPQGHAQIVMNLVDFGMNLQEAGDAPRIQHEGSTEPTGQATAMTDGGEVNLETGFPYETVRALMRKGHRIVFADGPYGGYQAIMRDPESGVYYGASESRKDGQAAGY; encoded by the coding sequence GTGTCCCGACGCCTTGCCCGTTCCCTGCTCGCCGCCGCCGTACTGGCTGCCGTACCCGCGCTGTCCTTCGCCGCCGACCGCATCACCGGCCACACCTTCGCCACCCGTTCGGAGGTGATTGCCCCGCATGCGATGGCCGCGACCTCGCAACCACTGGCCACCCAGATCGCGCTGGACGTGATGAAGGGCGGCGGTTCGGCAGTGGACGCGGCGATTGCCGCCAACGCCGCGCTCGGCCTGATGGAACCCACCGGCAATGGCATCGGCGGCGACCTGTTCGCCATCGTGTGGGACCCGAAGACCCAGAAGCTCTACGGCTACAACGGCTCGGGCCGCTCGCCGAAGTCGCTCACCCTGGCCGAGTTCCAGCGCCGTGGCCTGAAGGACATCCCGGCCACCGGTCCACTGCCGGTGTCGGTGCCGGGTGCCGTCGACGGCTGGTTCGCGCTGCACGACCGCTTCGGTCGCAAGCCGATGGCCGACAACCTGGCGCCGGCCATCCGCTACGCGCGCGAGGGTCACCCGGTGGCCGAAGTGATCGCCTACTACTGGGACCGCTCGGTGCCCAAGTTGTCGCAGTACCCGGGCTTCAAGGAGCAGTTCACGATCAACGGCCACGCCCCACGCAAGGGCGAGATGTGGAAGAACCCGAACCTGGCCAGCACGCTGCAGAAGATCGCCGACGGCGGACGCGACGCCTTCTACAAGGGAGACATTGCCCGCACCATCGGCGACTACTTCAAGGCCAATGGCGGCTACCTGAGCTACCAGGACATGGCTGACCATCATGGCGAATGGGTCGAGCCGGTCAGCAGCAACTACCGTGGCTACGACGTGTGGGAACTGCCGCCGAACAGCCAGGGCATTGCCGCGCTGCAGATCCTCAATGTGCTGGAAGGCTACGACTTCTCGAAAATCCCGTTCGGTTCACCGGAGCATGTGCACCTGTTCGTTGAAGCGAAGAAGCTGGCCTTCGCCGACCGCGCACGCTTCTACGCCGACATGGCGTTCCAGCCGGCGCCGGTGCAGAAGCTGATCTCCAAGGAGTACGCCGCGCAGCGCCGCGCGCTGATTTCGATGGACAAGGCGTTGAAGGAAGTGCAGCCGGGCACGCCGAAGCAGCTGGAAGAGGGCGACACGATCTACATGACCGTGGCCGACGCCGACGGCATGATGGTTTCGCTGATCCAGTCCAACTACCGTGGCATGGGCAGCGGCATGGCACCGCCCGGTCTGGGTTTCATCCTGCAGGACCGTGGCGAGATGTTCGTCCTGCAGAAGAACCATCCCAACGGCTACGCGCCGGGCAAGCGTCCATTCCAGACCATCATTCCGGGGTTCATCACCAAGGGCGGCAAGCCGTATGCCAGCTTCGGCGTGATGGGCGGCGCGATGCAGCCGCAGGGCCATGCGCAGATCGTGATGAACCTGGTGGATTTCGGGATGAACCTGCAGGAAGCCGGCGATGCGCCGCGCATCCAGCATGAAGGTTCCACCGAGCCGACCGGCCAGGCCACGGCGATGACCGATGGCGGCGAAGTGAATCTGGAAACCGGCTTCCCGTACGAGACGGTGCGTGCGCTGATGCGCAAGGGGCATCGCATCGTGTTCGCCGATGGGCCTTATGGCGGGTACCAGGCGATCATGCGTGATCCCGAGAGCGGGGTTTATTACGGTGCGTCGGAGAGCCGCAAGGATGGGCAGGCGGCGGGGTACTGA
- a CDS encoding helix-turn-helix transcriptional regulator: protein MRQLSLADRGQTVSLDKALDDLAPTCMGVARLGSLQTAGSSFTVWLQVRGSSWVEAKEGRFRLRHGEWIAFEKESRPLVQAGRNGLCVGLSLTAEAMRVLSEMADCGLYAGRGRMSRGDARVALRLWRDALDSGLPAQALRPLLLHLAGLQRDLADNVQRCPGRSRSRKRQVFGRMQRARLYLEGNSHRVVRIGELAELTNFSSWYLSKTFQSLYEESPQSLSARLRLERAADLLRDTDMMVGEVAAASGFDNCCSFARAFRARYGQSASRFRENGGLLPPHSAKSTVGSRKYSIATQS, encoded by the coding sequence ATGCGTCAACTCTCGCTGGCCGATCGTGGCCAAACCGTCTCCCTCGACAAGGCGCTGGACGATCTCGCGCCGACCTGCATGGGCGTGGCCCGGCTCGGCAGCCTGCAGACGGCAGGGTCAAGCTTCACTGTCTGGCTGCAGGTGCGGGGCAGTTCCTGGGTGGAAGCCAAGGAAGGGCGTTTCCGCCTGCGCCATGGCGAGTGGATTGCCTTCGAGAAGGAGTCGCGCCCGTTGGTGCAGGCCGGCCGTAACGGACTGTGCGTGGGCCTCAGCCTGACTGCGGAGGCGATGCGGGTGCTGTCCGAGATGGCCGACTGCGGCCTGTATGCCGGTCGTGGTCGCATGAGCCGCGGCGACGCCCGCGTTGCCCTGCGCCTGTGGCGCGATGCGCTCGACAGCGGCCTGCCAGCGCAGGCGCTGCGCCCGCTGTTGTTGCATCTGGCCGGCCTGCAGCGTGACCTGGCCGACAACGTACAGCGCTGCCCCGGTCGCTCACGCAGCCGCAAGCGCCAGGTGTTCGGCCGCATGCAGCGCGCCCGTCTCTATCTGGAGGGCAACAGCCACCGCGTGGTGCGGATCGGCGAACTGGCCGAGCTGACCAACTTCTCCAGCTGGTATCTCTCCAAGACCTTCCAGAGCCTGTATGAAGAGAGCCCCCAGTCGCTTTCGGCACGGTTGCGCCTGGAGCGGGCCGCAGATCTGCTGCGCGACACCGACATGATGGTGGGCGAGGTCGCCGCGGCCAGCGGATTCGACAACTGCTGCAGCTTCGCGCGGGCCTTCCGCGCCCGTTACGGGCAGTCTGCTTCCCGGTTCAGGGAAAACGGCGGCTTGCTCCCGCCACACTCTGCAAAGTCTACGGTTGGGTCGCGCAAATACAGCATCGCAACGCAATCGTAA
- a CDS encoding ion channel: protein MPVATTTRWLAIARRHPSAWLLAAQLIAVLLYPALDDTAAGRAALGMFGMAVLGLALWVVQRSPLGTWLALLLAIPSVVFSLAGALLDRSALLTTAQLLESLRYFYTAGALIAYMLQDHRVTRDELFAAGATFTLLAWGFAFAFAVCQQWYPGSFQGATAGPERSWMELLYLSFSLLSGVGLSDVVPLHPQARALVMLEQFAGVMYIGLVVSRLVGLTMLRRM from the coding sequence ATGCCCGTTGCCACGACCACCCGCTGGCTGGCCATCGCCCGCCGCCATCCTTCGGCCTGGCTCCTGGCCGCCCAGTTGATCGCGGTGCTGCTGTATCCCGCCCTCGATGACACCGCCGCTGGCCGGGCGGCGCTTGGCATGTTCGGCATGGCGGTACTCGGCCTGGCGCTGTGGGTGGTCCAGCGCAGTCCGCTGGGCACGTGGCTGGCATTGCTGCTGGCCATTCCATCGGTGGTGTTCTCGCTGGCTGGCGCCCTGCTGGACCGCAGTGCGCTGCTGACCACCGCGCAGCTGCTGGAAAGCCTGCGGTACTTCTACACGGCCGGGGCATTGATCGCCTACATGCTGCAGGACCATCGAGTAACACGCGACGAACTGTTCGCGGCCGGGGCAACCTTCACCCTGCTGGCCTGGGGGTTCGCCTTTGCATTCGCGGTGTGCCAACAGTGGTATCCAGGCAGTTTCCAGGGCGCGACGGCTGGCCCCGAGCGCAGCTGGATGGAGCTGCTTTATCTGAGCTTCAGCTTGTTGTCCGGAGTTGGATTGAGTGACGTCGTGCCGTTGCACCCGCAGGCACGGGCCTTGGTGATGCTCGAACAGTTCGCAGGCGTCATGTATATCGGCCTTGTGGTGTCGCGTCTGGTCGGATTGACCATGCTTCGGCGCATGTGA